A region of Halalkaliarchaeum desulfuricum DNA encodes the following proteins:
- a CDS encoding cold-shock protein yields the protein MANGKVDFFNDTGGYGFIATEDSDDDVFFHMEDVGGEDLTEGQEIEFDIEQAPKGPRATNVTRV from the coding sequence ATGGCAAACGGTAAGGTTGATTTCTTCAACGACACGGGCGGTTACGGTTTCATCGCGACTGAGGACTCCGACGACGACGTATTCTTCCACATGGAGGATGTCGGCGGCGAAGATCTGACGGAGGGACAGGAGATCGAATTCGATATCGAACAGGCCCCCAAGGGCCCGCGAGCGACGAACGTCACTCGCGTTTAA
- a CDS encoding AI-2E family transporter, whose translation MSRLEEASTSSEYGWLAFGLLLFALVGYVVVSFIGVVVFALFLYYATRPVYRRIVARTGHPNLAAALALVVLALPAILVVGYAIAIAIREIQELTAIPGVDLDAYPELGRFLEELDDPGAVVDRLGRELLEGDLAASLLEWLTSIADTALVLAVALIQLFVMVVLAFYLLRDDRKLTAWVLETFDDEERTLRAYLLAVDYDLRSIFFGNILNAFITGAIGAIVFSVLNAFAPAGVAIPAAALLGLIAGVASLIPVVGMKLVYVPVALYLGLRSVFMVGTETLWFVALFLVISFVFVDSIPDLILRPYVSGRSLHVGAVMLAYTLGPLLFGWYGLFLLPILLVLVVQFARIVLPTKLGEETPEPPPVDPYVVSVADVSREISGDTIGDADGDTDGDAAGDAATETPTDDDTANRETDDDQPDGETNDGKKRPEK comes from the coding sequence ATGTCACGGCTGGAGGAAGCGTCGACGTCGTCGGAATACGGCTGGCTCGCGTTCGGCCTCCTGCTTTTCGCCCTCGTCGGCTACGTTGTCGTCTCCTTCATCGGTGTCGTCGTTTTCGCTCTCTTCCTGTATTACGCGACGCGCCCGGTGTACCGCCGGATCGTCGCACGAACCGGTCACCCGAATCTCGCGGCCGCGCTGGCGCTCGTCGTGCTCGCGTTGCCCGCGATTCTCGTCGTCGGCTACGCGATCGCGATTGCGATCCGGGAGATACAGGAACTCACAGCGATTCCAGGCGTGGATCTCGATGCGTATCCCGAACTCGGTCGCTTCCTTGAAGAACTGGACGATCCCGGAGCGGTGGTGGATCGACTGGGACGGGAACTACTCGAGGGCGATCTGGCGGCGAGTCTACTGGAGTGGCTCACCTCGATCGCCGACACGGCCCTGGTGCTCGCGGTGGCGCTGATCCAGTTGTTCGTGATGGTGGTGCTGGCGTTTTACCTCCTCCGGGACGACCGAAAGCTGACCGCCTGGGTACTCGAGACGTTCGACGACGAAGAGCGGACGCTGCGAGCGTACCTCCTTGCGGTCGACTACGATCTCCGATCGATCTTCTTCGGGAACATCCTCAACGCCTTCATCACCGGTGCGATCGGGGCAATCGTCTTCTCGGTACTGAACGCGTTCGCGCCGGCCGGAGTGGCGATTCCCGCGGCGGCGCTTCTGGGACTGATCGCCGGCGTCGCCAGCCTAATCCCCGTCGTCGGGATGAAACTGGTGTACGTTCCAGTGGCTCTCTATCTCGGACTCCGATCGGTATTTATGGTCGGTACGGAGACACTGTGGTTCGTCGCTCTGTTTCTCGTCATCTCGTTCGTGTTCGTCGACAGTATTCCGGACCTGATCTTGCGACCGTACGTCTCCGGACGGAGTCTCCACGTCGGAGCGGTGATGCTGGCGTACACGCTCGGTCCACTGCTTTTCGGCTGGTACGGGCTGTTTCTGCTGCCGATACTGCTGGTGCTCGTCGTCCAGTTCGCGCGGATCGTCCTGCCGACGAAACTCGGCGAGGAGACCCCCGAACCGCCGCCCGTGGATCCGTACGTCGTCTCCGTCGCCGACGTCAGCCGAGAGATTTCCGGAGACACAATCGGAGACGCGGACGGAGACACGGACGGAGACGCGGCCGGAGACGCCGCCACGGAGACGCCTACTGACGACGACACCGCAAACCGAGAGACGGACGACGATCAGCCCGACGGCGAGACGAACGACGGAAAGAAGCGACCGGAAAAGTAG
- a CDS encoding alanine--tRNA ligase-related protein — protein sequence MTGSRAPDDPSVRTFSATVDRVTDDAVVLDETYFYAASGGQPADRGFIDGTAVADVWDVDGEVHHGLASPEGGLESEFEPGQEVECIVDDTFRTYCMRAHTASHVLYGAGRRLFDDLGYGGFDIDDRKVRVDFATPSDVDDDALVELERLTNRAVWDSYPVSWGEVDVETARDHEAVAFNTKTEEGVMAGADTVRIVTVGGDTRGNLGELDTEEAKEALALDGSAWDAAACGGTHVSNTEEIGPVEVLSRSNPGEGLTRIEFAVGPVGIRRDATVHRAALSAAREVDVGIEELPEAVARLAEENDALSEELESLKGEVLEARLSSLETVDRDGARWQVGAVEGFGPNEVGDRLQSQIASEDDGPDVAAVVGDGDAPFVVVATGGEPAAGEVVEEITDQFGGGGGGGPTFAQGGGLGADPEEVLAWLRGK from the coding sequence ATGACCGGCTCACGCGCACCCGACGACCCGTCGGTTCGAACGTTCTCCGCAACCGTCGATCGCGTCACCGACGACGCGGTCGTGCTGGACGAGACGTACTTTTATGCCGCCTCCGGCGGCCAGCCCGCCGATCGAGGGTTCATCGACGGAACCGCGGTGGCGGACGTGTGGGACGTCGATGGCGAGGTCCACCACGGGCTCGCGTCCCCGGAAGGCGGTCTCGAGTCCGAGTTCGAGCCTGGCCAGGAAGTCGAGTGCATCGTCGACGACACGTTCCGGACGTACTGCATGCGGGCTCACACGGCGAGTCACGTGCTGTACGGAGCCGGGCGGCGGCTGTTCGACGACCTGGGGTACGGCGGCTTCGACATCGACGATCGGAAGGTCCGGGTCGACTTCGCGACGCCCTCCGACGTCGACGACGACGCACTCGTCGAACTCGAGCGGTTGACAAACCGTGCGGTGTGGGACTCGTATCCGGTTTCGTGGGGTGAGGTCGACGTCGAGACCGCCCGCGATCACGAGGCGGTGGCGTTCAACACCAAAACCGAGGAGGGTGTCATGGCCGGCGCCGACACCGTCCGGATCGTCACCGTCGGCGGCGACACGCGGGGGAACCTCGGCGAGCTCGACACCGAGGAGGCAAAAGAGGCGCTCGCACTGGACGGCTCGGCGTGGGACGCGGCCGCCTGCGGGGGAACCCACGTTTCGAACACCGAAGAGATCGGTCCGGTGGAGGTGCTCTCGCGGTCGAACCCCGGCGAGGGGCTCACCCGGATCGAGTTCGCGGTCGGGCCGGTCGGGATCCGGCGCGACGCGACGGTCCACCGCGCGGCGCTGTCGGCCGCCCGGGAGGTCGACGTCGGGATCGAGGAGCTCCCCGAGGCGGTCGCCCGTCTCGCCGAGGAGAACGACGCGCTCTCGGAGGAACTCGAGTCGCTGAAAGGGGAGGTGCTCGAAGCCCGGCTCTCGTCGCTCGAGACGGTCGACAGGGACGGCGCCCGGTGGCAGGTCGGTGCAGTCGAGGGGTTCGGCCCGAACGAGGTCGGCGATCGGCTCCAGTCGCAGATCGCCAGCGAGGACGACGGTCCGGACGTCGCGGCGGTCGTCGGCGACGGCGACGCGCCGTTCGTCGTGGTCGCCACCGGCGGCGAGCCCGCGGCGGGCGAAGTCGTCGAGGAGATCACCGACCAGTTCGGCGGAGGCGGGGGTGGCGGCCCGACGTTCGCCCAGGGGGGCGGGCTCGGCGCCGATCCCGAGGAGGTGCTCGCCTGGCTGCGCGGTAAGTGA
- a CDS encoding AbrB/MazE/SpoVT family DNA-binding domain-containing protein gives MGKDSVEVASGEEITLKVDDRGRVTLPKEIRDQLGIESNDEIPARLIGSVLEVNPKPSSKLQTATADRDSWENTTPADAGEGLFGPMENNE, from the coding sequence ATGGGTAAGGATTCGGTCGAGGTGGCTTCCGGGGAAGAAATCACGCTGAAAGTCGATGATAGAGGAAGAGTCACGCTTCCAAAAGAGATTCGGGACCAACTCGGAATCGAGTCGAACGACGAGATTCCTGCACGGCTGATTGGCTCGGTTCTGGAGGTCAATCCCAAGCCGAGTTCGAAGCTCCAGACGGCAACAGCGGACCGCGATTCGTGGGAGAACACGACCCCGGCTGACGCTGGTGAAGGCCTCTTCGGACCGATGGAAAACAACGAATGA
- a CDS encoding helix-turn-helix domain-containing protein, producing MVQSIIYRRPSRSDDYRNPKGADLGDVADEIGVSKSAVSQRLKALERKMMVELIDSCVEECRSRPASPQGDG from the coding sequence TTGGTCCAGAGTATCATCTATCGTCGCCCGAGCCGTTCGGACGACTATCGGAACCCGAAGGGGGCCGATCTTGGTGATGTCGCCGACGAAATCGGTGTGAGCAAGTCTGCCGTTTCCCAGCGGCTCAAAGCCCTCGAACGCAAGATGATGGTCGAGCTAATCGACTCGTGTGTCGAAGAATGCCGCAGTCGGCCAGCGTCGCCGCAAGGCGACGGTTGA
- a CDS encoding acyl-CoA dehydrogenase family protein, translating into MSLPPSDSALTDEQRAIRDLVYEFATEEIRPGAREADATETFPEDVWDGLAELDLTGLTVPEEYGGFDAGRVTYSVVNEGVAYGQLAVATALSVHCLATSCIATFGSEAQRERWLPEMVDGRPVGAFALSEPHAGSNPAEMSTVARWDGDEYVLDGEKMWITNGQRAGVYVVFAKTDPDDPGSVTQFLVPGDTPGVTVGKKEEKLGLRASDTTSLGFDGARIPAENRLTEEGKGLSAAFRILTGGRIGIAAQSVGLAQAAFDEAREYAGEREQFGGPIADIQAIQHKFAEMATRIAASRLLVREAARQANAGEDNRVAASMAKYHASETAMAVTNEAVQIHGGYGYTTEFDVERLYRDAKITEIYEGTTEIQKEIIARGVLE; encoded by the coding sequence ATGTCACTGCCACCCAGCGACTCGGCGCTCACCGACGAACAGCGGGCGATCCGGGATCTCGTCTACGAGTTCGCGACCGAGGAGATCCGGCCGGGCGCCCGGGAGGCGGACGCGACGGAGACGTTCCCCGAGGACGTCTGGGACGGGCTCGCCGAGCTGGATCTCACCGGGTTGACGGTTCCCGAGGAGTACGGCGGGTTCGACGCCGGTCGCGTCACCTACAGCGTCGTCAACGAGGGTGTGGCCTACGGGCAGCTGGCGGTCGCGACTGCGCTTTCGGTCCACTGTCTGGCGACTTCCTGTATCGCGACGTTCGGCTCGGAGGCGCAGCGCGAGCGGTGGCTCCCGGAGATGGTCGACGGCCGGCCGGTCGGGGCGTTCGCGCTCTCGGAGCCCCACGCCGGCTCCAACCCCGCCGAGATGTCGACGGTCGCGCGCTGGGACGGAGACGAGTACGTCCTCGACGGCGAGAAGATGTGGATCACCAACGGCCAGCGCGCGGGTGTGTACGTCGTCTTCGCGAAGACCGACCCCGACGATCCCGGAAGCGTCACGCAGTTCCTGGTTCCTGGCGACACGCCGGGGGTGACCGTCGGGAAGAAGGAGGAGAAACTCGGCTTGCGCGCCTCGGACACGACGTCGCTGGGGTTCGACGGGGCGCGGATCCCGGCCGAGAACCGGCTCACTGAAGAGGGGAAGGGGCTCTCGGCGGCGTTCCGGATCCTCACTGGCGGTCGGATCGGCATCGCCGCCCAGTCGGTTGGGCTGGCGCAGGCGGCGTTCGACGAGGCCCGCGAGTACGCCGGCGAGCGCGAGCAGTTCGGCGGGCCGATCGCGGACATCCAGGCGATCCAGCACAAGTTCGCCGAGATGGCGACCCGGATCGCTGCCTCGCGGCTGCTGGTCCGGGAGGCGGCCCGGCAGGCGAACGCCGGCGAGGACAACCGCGTCGCCGCCTCGATGGCGAAGTACCACGCAAGCGAGACCGCGATGGCGGTCACGAACGAGGCGGTCCAGATCCACGGCGGCTACGGCTACACCACGGAGTTCGACGTCGAGCGCCTGTATCGGGACGCCAAGATCACCGAAATATACGAGGGAACCACGGAGATTCAAAAGGAGATCATCGCCAGGGGCGTACTTGAGTAA
- a CDS encoding helix-turn-helix domain-containing protein has protein sequence MAKYSTGGGGGGGDGDACELCGRETGNLRPANVAGAELLVCRDCEPHGSNQTQSEKKRDRESTRDDDEPSRKKRAAQQAAKMYDAGKGDSSHWEKEGTDYESDRLPYLVSEYGERAERARQDAGLRIEELAAELDVDEDDLLAIEQGRAARANVGGSVVRAVEERLDVELVDE, from the coding sequence ATGGCCAAGTATTCCACGGGCGGGGGTGGCGGCGGCGGCGACGGCGACGCCTGCGAGCTGTGCGGGCGGGAGACGGGGAATCTCCGGCCCGCCAACGTCGCCGGCGCGGAGCTTCTGGTCTGTCGCGACTGTGAGCCCCACGGAAGCAACCAAACGCAGTCCGAAAAGAAGCGGGACCGGGAGAGTACCCGCGACGACGACGAGCCCAGCCGGAAAAAGCGGGCGGCCCAGCAGGCGGCCAAAATGTACGACGCTGGCAAGGGCGATTCGAGCCACTGGGAAAAGGAAGGCACCGATTACGAGAGCGACCGGCTGCCGTATCTCGTCTCCGAGTACGGGGAACGCGCAGAACGTGCCAGACAGGACGCCGGGCTCCGCATCGAAGAACTCGCCGCCGAGTTGGACGTCGACGAGGACGACCTGCTGGCGATCGAACAGGGCCGGGCCGCCCGCGCGAACGTCGGCGGATCCGTCGTGCGCGCGGTCGAAGAGCGCCTCGACGTGGAACTGGTCGACGAGTAG
- a CDS encoding acyl-CoA dehydrogenase family protein yields MDGPPFEYGEYEEGKDVNYWRLNPALQAAAGRVYPDEEFEWAAERLEEFGGVVGHTIADNADLIDEHGPELRTYDRHGDLLNEVRYYPKQFENEELIYERGILADAFEPPPGREEPLGLVHTLTMQLLLSYADTGLVCSQSMTVGAALVLRNHDHGNHYEEYFEGLTAREYDDVIEGGMFLTEEQGGSDVGAAETTAEPVGVPREATSSATEEATGRDDEGTAATDEEGRGVHGDGGVIAPEDPIETRTYELTGEKWFCSNIDAQGTLALGRRPGAPEGTKGLSLFLVPHELPSGELNPQIYRRLKDKLGTESVPTGEVEFDGTTGYLVGEPERGFKYMTTMLNWERVTNSVGAVGIIGRLLLESKIHAANREAFGQPIGEFPLLQRDLVEMAVTHEATLSFAMEAARWFDRYERDHGDDRAFRLMRLLVPVSKHVTTRAAVDTASYAMEIQGGNGYVREFVTHRLYRDVQALPIWEGTANILSLDVLRAMETERAHEALIPLVEGYLDDVEHPLLEEQATTVREEFRALQEALVALGSGDGDYAQHEAKEVTEYIYDVLTAVLLLSRAQRSLAEDSDAREAVVARLFIEETFSDRDARGVTTGEALPMEYFDAVVRYDEVDPNRLAESPSG; encoded by the coding sequence ATGGATGGTCCACCGTTCGAGTACGGCGAGTACGAGGAGGGAAAGGACGTCAACTACTGGCGACTGAACCCGGCGTTGCAGGCGGCGGCAGGGCGGGTGTATCCCGACGAGGAGTTCGAGTGGGCAGCCGAACGCCTCGAGGAGTTCGGCGGCGTGGTCGGGCACACGATCGCGGACAACGCAGATCTGATCGACGAACACGGACCCGAACTCCGGACCTACGACAGACACGGCGACCTGCTGAACGAGGTTCGGTATTACCCGAAGCAGTTCGAGAACGAGGAGTTGATCTACGAACGCGGGATCCTCGCCGACGCGTTCGAACCGCCGCCGGGGCGGGAGGAACCACTGGGACTGGTCCACACGCTGACGATGCAGTTGCTGTTGTCGTATGCCGACACCGGACTTGTGTGTTCGCAGTCCATGACCGTCGGGGCGGCGCTTGTGCTCCGGAACCACGATCACGGGAACCACTACGAGGAGTACTTCGAGGGGCTCACCGCCCGGGAGTACGACGACGTCATCGAGGGGGGAATGTTCCTGACTGAAGAGCAAGGTGGAAGCGACGTCGGGGCCGCCGAGACGACCGCAGAACCCGTGGGCGTCCCCCGCGAAGCAACGAGTTCCGCAACGGAGGAAGCCACCGGACGGGACGACGAGGGGACGGCCGCGACCGACGAGGAAGGGAGGGGAGTCCACGGCGACGGCGGAGTGATCGCCCCCGAGGACCCGATCGAGACACGGACGTACGAACTCACCGGAGAGAAGTGGTTCTGTTCGAACATCGACGCCCAGGGAACGCTGGCGCTCGGTCGGCGCCCGGGCGCCCCGGAGGGAACGAAGGGGCTGTCGCTGTTTCTGGTTCCTCACGAACTCCCGAGCGGCGAGTTGAACCCCCAGATATATCGCCGGCTCAAGGACAAGCTGGGAACCGAGAGCGTCCCCACGGGCGAGGTGGAGTTCGACGGGACGACCGGCTATCTCGTCGGGGAGCCCGAGCGGGGGTTCAAGTACATGACGACGATGCTGAACTGGGAGCGCGTCACGAACTCCGTGGGCGCGGTCGGGATCATCGGCCGGCTCTTACTGGAGAGCAAGATCCACGCCGCAAACAGGGAAGCGTTCGGACAGCCGATCGGGGAGTTCCCGCTGTTACAACGTGATCTCGTCGAGATGGCAGTCACCCACGAGGCGACGCTTTCGTTCGCGATGGAGGCCGCCCGGTGGTTCGATCGGTACGAACGAGACCACGGTGACGATCGCGCGTTCCGGCTCATGCGGCTCCTCGTGCCGGTGTCGAAACACGTGACCACCCGCGCGGCCGTCGACACCGCCTCCTATGCGATGGAGATCCAGGGTGGCAACGGCTACGTCCGGGAGTTCGTGACCCACCGGCTCTATCGCGACGTCCAGGCGCTTCCAATCTGGGAGGGGACGGCCAACATCCTCTCGCTGGACGTCCTCCGGGCAATGGAGACGGAACGCGCCCACGAGGCGTTGATCCCGCTCGTCGAGGGGTATCTCGACGACGTCGAGCATCCACTCCTGGAGGAACAGGCCACGACGGTGCGCGAGGAGTTTCGGGCGCTCCAGGAGGCGCTCGTGGCACTCGGGTCAGGGGACGGCGACTACGCACAACACGAGGCGAAGGAAGTGACAGAGTACATCTACGACGTGCTTACTGCGGTCCTGTTGTTGTCGCGTGCCCAGCGATCGCTCGCGGAGGATTCGGACGCACGGGAGGCCGTCGTCGCCCGGCTGTTCATCGAGGAGACGTTCTCCGACCGGGACGCTCGCGGCGTCACGACCGGCGAAGCACTACCGATGGAGTATTTCGACGCGGTCGTCCGGTACGACGAGGTCGATCCGAATCGACTGGCTGAGTCGCCGTCCGGCTGA
- a CDS encoding helix-turn-helix domain-containing protein, with the protein MSGVPSLTREESSPEVGEELTKMEDRRLRVELEIERGGPCTMDTVDGNIVDVDVRFDEGDCQCDIGVQKRTEDGEQTTTKYFSKDICDHCPGIVFTDHGCIPRYLRIGDGSFVMETYVPDTETVSSIVSDVRERCKRVTVRSITSTERLEYPQTCTIDVSSLTRKQREAIHRAKQAGYYDPDTKVPLEELATEIGISKSALSQRLQRAEANVIRQLSCECDCWE; encoded by the coding sequence ATGAGTGGCGTTCCCTCGCTGACCCGCGAGGAAAGCTCTCCGGAGGTGGGAGAGGAACTGACGAAGATGGAAGACAGGCGCCTCCGGGTAGAGCTCGAGATAGAACGTGGCGGACCGTGCACCATGGACACCGTCGACGGCAACATCGTCGACGTCGACGTCAGATTCGACGAAGGAGACTGCCAGTGTGACATCGGCGTTCAGAAACGAACCGAAGACGGCGAACAGACGACGACCAAGTACTTCTCGAAAGACATCTGCGATCACTGTCCCGGAATCGTCTTCACCGACCACGGCTGCATCCCGCGGTACCTTCGGATCGGCGACGGGTCGTTCGTGATGGAGACGTACGTCCCGGACACCGAGACCGTCTCCTCGATCGTGAGCGACGTGCGCGAACGCTGCAAGCGGGTAACCGTCCGGTCGATCACCTCCACTGAACGCCTCGAATACCCTCAAACCTGCACGATCGACGTCTCGTCGCTGACTCGCAAGCAGCGCGAGGCGATCCACAGGGCCAAACAGGCCGGCTACTACGATCCGGACACGAAAGTGCCCCTCGAAGAACTGGCCACGGAAATCGGCATCTCCAAATCCGCGCTCTCCCAGCGACTGCAGCGCGCGGAGGCGAACGTCATCCGACAGTTGTCCTGCGAGTGCGACTGCTGGGAATGA
- a CDS encoding type II toxin-antitoxin system VapC family toxin: MTRQGDSLPTEVTVLTDVNILAIALTDDHPAYDEVYPWIEDALDGPNALLVFDYYPLRAQYIMTQQFGVEPVDARNAVQSLVQSPVRIISATDTTVLDAYEISAEKNHDVYDAFLLALARSYDADYLLTTDADFEELCETEEVTYHNPIPAEKRDVLTVTEG, encoded by the coding sequence ATGACCAGGCAAGGAGACTCGCTTCCAACCGAGGTGACGGTCCTCACGGATGTCAACATCCTCGCCATTGCACTCACTGACGATCATCCAGCGTACGATGAGGTCTACCCGTGGATTGAAGATGCACTCGATGGGCCGAATGCGTTGCTCGTGTTTGACTACTACCCCCTTCGAGCACAGTATATTATGACGCAACAATTCGGTGTCGAACCGGTGGACGCCCGAAACGCCGTCCAGTCACTGGTTCAGAGCCCGGTTCGGATAATCAGTGCCACCGACACCACAGTGCTCGATGCATACGAGATCAGTGCCGAGAAAAACCACGACGTGTACGACGCATTTCTTCTCGCGCTTGCCCGGTCGTATGATGCTGACTATCTGCTCACCACTGATGCTGACTTCGAAGAACTCTGTGAAACGGAAGAGGTGACGTATCATAACCCGATTCCGGCAGAGAAACGCGACGTTCTGACCGTCACTGAGGGGTGA
- a CDS encoding MgtC/SapB family protein, which translates to MSVLATPAQVFFGVPFEEPVVRIALAAALGLFLGLEREWSDKAAGIRTFSLTAILGAVFTVVAVDGGLGVLLPVVGGLLVIVVGALLSIEGLTNVESTGEDPLALTTAVSLMVAYGVGILVTLGFIIEGITVAVVSSALLVLKRELHGLAGNLSRRELRSTTEFAILAFVIYPLLPPGQMEFLGVPLEPRIAWLLVVSVAGIGIVNYALVRSYGGRGIAVTGFFGGLASSAAVVGAMLDHVRQQPEGIQYGVAGVLLANAAMALRNLALALVFTFGAAGPLLIDAVVPLGIIVVGSVLVAYVVADWSAEVEMELESPFSLKNALAFGSVFLFILAGSSVAEAQFGTSGLYASALISGLVSSAGVTTSAVLLFRGGTITTTETVVAILLATAASIVVKAALATGGPWAFARRVALWSGVTILVAGVGTVVIYAF; encoded by the coding sequence ATGAGCGTCCTCGCCACGCCGGCCCAGGTGTTCTTCGGGGTGCCCTTCGAGGAGCCCGTGGTTCGCATCGCGCTGGCGGCGGCGCTGGGACTGTTTCTCGGGCTCGAACGGGAGTGGTCCGACAAGGCAGCCGGCATCCGAACGTTCTCCTTGACGGCGATTCTGGGAGCGGTGTTCACCGTCGTCGCCGTCGACGGCGGTCTCGGAGTGTTGCTTCCGGTCGTCGGCGGGCTCCTCGTGATCGTCGTCGGGGCGCTTTTGTCCATAGAGGGGCTCACAAACGTCGAGTCGACCGGCGAGGACCCGCTGGCGCTTACGACGGCCGTATCCCTTATGGTCGCGTACGGGGTCGGCATCCTCGTCACGCTCGGATTCATTATCGAGGGGATCACCGTCGCCGTAGTGTCCTCGGCGTTGCTTGTGCTCAAGCGTGAACTCCACGGGCTGGCCGGGAACCTCTCCCGTCGAGAGCTCCGCTCGACGACCGAGTTTGCAATCCTCGCGTTCGTGATCTATCCACTGTTGCCGCCGGGACAGATGGAGTTCCTGGGCGTTCCCCTGGAGCCGCGGATCGCCTGGCTGCTCGTCGTTTCGGTGGCGGGGATCGGGATCGTAAACTACGCGCTCGTACGGTCGTACGGCGGCCGGGGGATCGCCGTCACCGGTTTCTTCGGCGGACTCGCCTCGTCGGCGGCGGTCGTCGGCGCGATGCTGGATCACGTCCGCCAGCAGCCGGAGGGGATCCAGTACGGAGTCGCGGGCGTGTTACTGGCCAACGCGGCGATGGCGCTGCGCAACCTGGCGCTCGCGCTGGTGTTTACCTTCGGGGCTGCCGGCCCGCTTTTGATTGACGCGGTCGTTCCGCTGGGGATCATCGTCGTCGGGAGCGTCCTCGTCGCGTACGTCGTCGCCGACTGGTCGGCCGAGGTCGAGATGGAACTCGAGAGCCCGTTCTCCCTGAAGAACGCGCTGGCGTTCGGCTCGGTGTTCCTGTTTATCCTCGCCGGTTCGTCGGTCGCGGAAGCGCAGTTCGGCACCAGCGGGCTGTATGCGAGCGCGCTGATTTCGGGGCTTGTCTCCTCGGCGGGCGTGACCACGTCGGCGGTGCTTTTGTTCCGTGGAGGAACGATCACCACGACCGAGACGGTCGTCGCGATCCTGCTTGCGACGGCTGCGAGCATCGTCGTCAAGGCGGCGCTCGCGACCGGTGGTCCCTGGGCGTTCGCCCGGCGGGTCGCGCTCTGGAGCGGCGTCACCATCCTGGTCGCCGGGGTCGGAACGGTCGTAATTTACGCGTTCTGA
- a CDS encoding amphi-Trp domain-containing protein: MPEEVIFSTERRTERSEIATMLRSVADKLDAGEPVTLTAGDQSVTLEVPPRPTFEVKAERETGSGPAELSVEFELEWPEGAPETDESLSIE; encoded by the coding sequence ATGCCCGAAGAAGTGATCTTCTCGACGGAACGACGCACCGAACGGTCCGAGATCGCAACGATGCTCCGGTCTGTTGCCGACAAACTCGACGCCGGCGAGCCGGTGACGCTTACGGCCGGCGATCAGTCGGTGACACTCGAGGTGCCACCGCGCCCCACATTCGAGGTCAAGGCGGAACGAGAAACCGGAAGCGGTCCGGCCGAGTTGAGCGTCGAGTTCGAACTCGAGTGGCCGGAAGGCGCTCCCGAGACGGACGAATCGCTCTCCATCGAGTGA
- a CDS encoding GNAT family N-acetyltransferase — MYVRDARNREEVWLLDHIEAMGLDDAAFRSRDYVIAVDEESNTRAGFGRIRIHKDPDACEITGIGVLDGWRDQGVGAHVIERLLQKAGDEGFGEVYSLTDQPEYLVQFGFEFADPEELPAPIAERITEKRETVSDEIQPLRIDVDGFEMPDRLRERFKSAAERDAEDAGPEETPEDFGIDPDEATYKYDPRG, encoded by the coding sequence ATGTACGTCCGCGATGCGCGAAACCGGGAGGAGGTCTGGCTTCTGGACCACATCGAGGCGATGGGCCTGGACGACGCCGCGTTTCGGTCGCGCGATTACGTCATCGCGGTCGACGAGGAGTCGAACACCCGGGCGGGGTTCGGCCGGATACGGATCCACAAGGATCCCGACGCCTGCGAGATCACGGGGATCGGCGTGCTCGACGGCTGGCGCGACCAGGGTGTCGGCGCCCACGTGATCGAGCGACTCCTCCAGAAAGCGGGCGACGAGGGGTTCGGGGAGGTGTACTCGCTCACTGATCAGCCGGAGTACCTCGTCCAGTTCGGCTTCGAGTTCGCGGATCCCGAGGAGCTGCCGGCGCCGATCGCCGAGCGAATCACTGAAAAGCGCGAGACGGTGAGCGACGAGATTCAGCCGCTGCGGATCGACGTCGACGGGTTCGAGATGCCCGACCGGCTCCGCGAGCGGTTCAAGTCGGCAGCAGAGCGCGACGCCGAAGATGCGGGTCCCGAAGAGACGCCGGAGGACTTCGGCATCGATCCCGACGAGGCGACGTATAAGTACGACCCCCGGGGATGA
- a CDS encoding PadR family transcriptional regulator, whose product MYDLTGFQRDLLYVIAGLDEPHGLAIKEELENYYEKEIHHGRLYPNLDTLVDKGLVEKGQRDRRTNYYTLTRRGRREIEARQEWEEQYID is encoded by the coding sequence ATGTACGATCTGACAGGCTTTCAGCGAGACCTGCTGTACGTCATCGCGGGACTCGACGAACCGCACGGGCTCGCTATCAAAGAGGAACTGGAAAACTACTACGAAAAGGAGATCCACCACGGGCGGCTGTATCCCAACCTCGACACGCTCGTCGACAAAGGTCTCGTCGAGAAGGGCCAGCGCGATCGCCGGACCAACTACTACACGCTGACTCGCCGCGGTCGCCGGGAGATCGAGGCGCGTCAGGAGTGGGAAGAGCAGTACATCGACTGA